A section of the Sphaerobacter thermophilus DSM 20745 genome encodes:
- a CDS encoding SDR family oxidoreductase yields MTALRGKVALITGAGSGVGRATALRLAREGVGVGLLGRRPEPLQETATAVRRIGGQAVVLPADAADEVAVGTAVAQLAGDLGGIDALVYSAGVGLYGPVEHYSLTDWQQTFATNVTGLFLCARAVLPFLRRRGGGHIIAISSGAGRRGYANLAAYSASKFAVIGFMESLAEEVGPDGIKCSTILPGSILTDFGPSTRAEKRASGKKYLDPEDVADAIHYLLTQPDHAWAQQINLWPF; encoded by the coding sequence ATGACGGCCCTCCGCGGCAAGGTCGCGCTGATTACCGGCGCTGGCAGTGGCGTCGGTCGCGCGACCGCCCTGCGGCTGGCGCGGGAGGGCGTAGGCGTCGGCTTGCTCGGCCGGCGTCCTGAGCCGTTGCAGGAAACCGCGACCGCGGTGCGCCGCATCGGCGGGCAAGCGGTCGTGCTCCCGGCCGACGCAGCGGACGAGGTGGCCGTGGGCACCGCGGTGGCACAGCTCGCGGGCGATCTCGGCGGTATCGACGCCCTGGTCTACAGCGCCGGGGTCGGCCTCTACGGGCCGGTCGAGCACTACTCGCTCACCGACTGGCAGCAGACATTCGCCACCAACGTCACGGGCCTCTTCCTCTGTGCCCGAGCCGTGCTGCCGTTCCTCCGGCGGCGTGGCGGCGGCCACATCATCGCCATCTCCTCCGGCGCCGGGCGCCGCGGCTACGCCAATCTGGCCGCTTACTCCGCCTCGAAGTTCGCCGTCATCGGCTTCATGGAATCCCTGGCCGAGGAGGTCGGGCCGGACGGGATCAAGTGCAGCACGATCCTGCCCGGCAGCATCCTCACCGACTTCGGCCCGAGCACGCGCGCCGAGAAGCGCGCGAGCGGGAAGAAGTACCTCGACCCCGAGGACGTGGCCGACGCGATCCACTACCTCCTGACCCAACCCGACCACGCCTGGGCTCAGCAGATCAACCTCTGGCCGTTCTGA
- a CDS encoding sigma-70 family RNA polymerase sigma factor: MTERAIQDTYELERLAEEAEVRDVVDESADLIDQATSDAVYRYFRDVGGHQLLTHREEIEYSRAVRAGLEARKRLEAGEDSEELHQIIERAKAAREKLIRHNLRLVVSIAKKYRTSGLPLIDLIQEGNIGLMTAVERYDPELGYRFSTYATFWIRQAIGRAVANQSRTIRVPVHMHDLISKVRRTEAQLEQLHGRPATDQELAQALDLDVERIEQARSAIPRTSSLDKPIGEDGESTIGDLLPDPASDEVVDQAVTSAIRDQIRRSLESLSERERGVLTLRFGLGGQQPQTLAEIAEYYGISRERVRQIEKEALAKLRNSDLIQLANAA, translated from the coding sequence ATGACGGAGCGAGCGATCCAGGACACCTACGAACTGGAGCGGCTGGCGGAAGAGGCCGAGGTTCGGGACGTCGTCGATGAGTCGGCGGACCTCATCGACCAGGCCACCAGCGACGCTGTCTATCGCTACTTTCGCGACGTCGGTGGGCACCAGCTCCTAACGCACCGTGAAGAGATCGAGTATTCCCGGGCGGTTCGCGCCGGGCTTGAGGCGCGCAAGCGGCTCGAGGCCGGTGAGGACTCGGAGGAGCTGCATCAGATTATCGAGCGTGCCAAGGCGGCTCGGGAGAAGCTGATCCGACATAACCTGCGCCTGGTCGTGTCGATCGCCAAGAAGTATCGGACCAGTGGGCTGCCCCTGATCGATCTGATTCAGGAGGGCAATATCGGTCTGATGACCGCGGTTGAGCGGTACGACCCGGAGCTGGGCTATCGCTTCAGCACCTACGCGACCTTCTGGATCCGGCAGGCGATCGGCCGCGCCGTGGCGAACCAGAGCCGGACCATTCGCGTCCCGGTGCATATGCATGACCTGATTTCGAAGGTGCGCCGGACGGAGGCGCAGCTCGAGCAGTTGCATGGTCGGCCCGCCACCGACCAGGAGTTGGCCCAGGCCCTCGACCTCGACGTCGAGCGCATCGAGCAGGCCCGGTCGGCGATCCCGCGGACCTCGTCCCTCGATAAGCCGATTGGCGAGGATGGAGAGAGCACCATCGGCGACTTGCTGCCTGATCCCGCCAGCGACGAGGTGGTGGACCAGGCGGTCACCAGCGCGATCCGCGATCAGATCCGCCGCAGCCTCGAGAGCCTGAGCGAGCGCGAGCGGGGCGTCCTGACGCTGCGGTTCGGCCTCGGCGGCCAGCAGCCGCAGACGCTGGCGGAGATTGCCGAGTACTACGGCATCAGCCGCGAGCGGGTACGCCAGATCGAGAAGGAGGCGCTGGCCAAGCTGCGCAATTCGGACCTGATCCAGCTTGCCAACGCGGCGTAG
- a CDS encoding DUF47 domain-containing protein, whose protein sequence is MVRLLPRDTRFFQYFQEGAENAREVAQGLSDILDDFTDVPDRVRRLEDLEHRGDEITHRVLTALDTTFLTPFDREDIRELAAALDDFIDYITAAAGRLVLYKIDRPTERARLFGRIIAEQGTAIAAAMNLLAQDNHRREIMTYIVEINRLEDEADDALSDALAELYADVHDIPSVIKEIRWEELYHRLEDVADRGEDLANTLEGIISK, encoded by the coding sequence ATGGTGCGACTCCTCCCGCGAGACACACGGTTCTTCCAGTACTTCCAAGAGGGGGCCGAGAACGCGCGTGAGGTTGCGCAGGGCCTGAGCGATATCCTCGATGATTTCACCGACGTCCCGGATCGGGTGCGCCGGCTGGAGGATCTGGAGCATCGCGGCGACGAGATCACCCATCGCGTCCTCACGGCGCTCGACACCACGTTCCTGACCCCGTTCGACCGCGAAGACATCCGCGAGCTGGCTGCGGCGCTGGACGACTTCATCGACTACATCACCGCCGCCGCCGGTCGGCTCGTGCTCTACAAGATCGACCGCCCCACCGAGCGCGCGCGGCTCTTCGGGCGCATCATCGCGGAGCAGGGCACGGCGATCGCCGCGGCGATGAACCTGCTCGCGCAGGACAATCATCGGCGCGAGATTATGACCTACATCGTCGAGATCAACCGCCTGGAGGACGAAGCCGACGACGCGCTCAGCGACGCGCTGGCCGAACTCTACGCCGACGTCCACGATATCCCCTCGGTCATCAAGGAGATCCGCTGGGAAGAGCTCTACCACCGCCTGGAGGATGTCGCCGACCGTGGAGAGGATCTCGCCAACACACTGGAGGGCATCATCTCCAAGTAG
- a CDS encoding thiamine pyrophosphate-dependent dehydrogenase E1 component subunit alpha, with protein MWKPEPALPDLHFLLDRAGLTREALLAQYRQMCLIRDFEELIAERYAIGKTPNFNMAAGPIRGEMHLAVGQEAVAVGVCSLLTDADAVVSTHRPHHHALAKGIDPGRLAAEIFGKNTGLCRGKGGHMHLFDAEKNFSCSGIVGASYPQAAGAAFSFRAQGQPNVAVAFSGEGAANHGTFSETLTAAALWQLPLVIVIEDNLYADSTPKWAALASTHQSHRAQAYNVPAYLVDGMDVIDVYAAAKRAIERARAGHGPTVIEAVCYRYRGHFEGDGEDYRTREEVELWRTLDPIERLGKRLIRLGWADDATLAELREEAARDAAQAIAFAEESPLPEQREALMGVFA; from the coding sequence ATGTGGAAACCGGAGCCGGCACTCCCCGACTTGCATTTCCTCCTCGACAGAGCGGGTCTGACGCGGGAGGCGCTGCTGGCACAGTACCGCCAAATGTGCCTGATCCGCGACTTCGAGGAGTTGATCGCCGAGCGCTACGCCATCGGCAAGACGCCGAACTTCAACATGGCAGCGGGGCCGATCCGCGGCGAGATGCACCTGGCCGTGGGACAGGAGGCGGTCGCGGTCGGCGTCTGCTCGTTGCTCACGGATGCCGATGCGGTCGTGAGCACACACCGGCCGCACCACCACGCGCTGGCCAAGGGCATCGACCCCGGCCGCCTTGCGGCCGAGATCTTCGGCAAGAACACCGGGTTGTGCCGCGGCAAGGGCGGCCACATGCACCTGTTCGACGCCGAGAAGAACTTCTCTTGCAGCGGCATCGTCGGCGCGTCCTACCCACAGGCTGCGGGGGCGGCCTTCAGCTTCCGTGCCCAGGGGCAGCCGAACGTCGCGGTCGCCTTCTCCGGCGAGGGCGCGGCCAACCACGGCACCTTCAGCGAGACGCTGACAGCCGCGGCACTCTGGCAGTTGCCGCTCGTGATCGTGATCGAGGACAACCTCTACGCCGACTCGACGCCGAAGTGGGCCGCGCTGGCAAGCACGCACCAGTCCCACCGAGCGCAGGCGTACAACGTCCCGGCCTACCTGGTCGACGGCATGGACGTCATCGACGTCTACGCCGCAGCGAAGCGCGCCATCGAGCGGGCGCGGGCGGGCCACGGCCCCACGGTGATCGAGGCGGTCTGCTACCGCTACCGGGGTCACTTCGAGGGGGACGGCGAGGACTACCGCACCCGTGAGGAGGTCGAACTCTGGCGCACGCTCGACCCGATCGAGCGGCTGGGTAAGCGCCTAATCCGGCTGGGTTGGGCCGACGACGCGACGCTGGCGGAACTGCGCGAGGAGGCAGCGCGTGATGCGGCGCAGGCGATTGCCTTCGCCGAGGAGAGCCCGCTGCCCGAGCAGCGTGAGGCGCTGATGGGGGTGTTCGCATGA
- a CDS encoding alpha-ketoacid dehydrogenase subunit beta, whose product MSARTMKGIAFAIAEAIDQEMSGNPKVVVMGEDVTYWGAVFGFTMGLHQKYGRERVIDTPITEQTFMGMAVGAAATGMHPVVSLMFVDFLGAGFDQMYNHMAKNHYMSGGQFAMPVTVLTAIGGGYGDAAQHSQVLYGLFAHVPGFKVVVPSTAYDAKGLTLTALRDNNPVVIFGHKLLTGLPFLPFEGEEETVPEEPYTIPFGQAAVRREGSDLTIVAAGVMVPRSLRAAERLAQDGIDAEVIDVRTLVPLDTDTLVASARKTGRVLIVDEDYQSYGMTGELAFRIQAAAFDALKAPIHRLAVPDVPIPFSEPLESAVIPGVDRIVEEARALAGAQVTAD is encoded by the coding sequence ATGAGCGCACGAACGATGAAAGGCATCGCCTTCGCCATCGCGGAGGCGATCGACCAGGAGATGTCCGGCAACCCCAAGGTCGTCGTGATGGGCGAGGACGTTACCTACTGGGGCGCCGTCTTCGGCTTCACCATGGGCCTGCACCAGAAGTACGGCCGCGAGCGGGTGATCGACACTCCGATCACCGAGCAGACATTCATGGGCATGGCGGTCGGCGCCGCCGCAACCGGGATGCACCCGGTGGTGTCGCTGATGTTCGTTGACTTCCTCGGCGCCGGCTTCGACCAGATGTACAACCACATGGCGAAGAACCACTACATGTCGGGGGGCCAGTTCGCCATGCCGGTGACGGTCCTCACCGCCATCGGCGGCGGCTACGGCGACGCCGCGCAGCACTCGCAGGTCCTCTACGGCCTCTTTGCCCACGTCCCCGGCTTCAAGGTCGTCGTGCCGTCGACCGCCTACGACGCGAAGGGGCTGACGCTGACCGCGCTGCGCGACAACAACCCGGTGGTGATCTTTGGCCACAAGCTCCTGACCGGGCTGCCGTTCCTCCCGTTCGAGGGCGAGGAGGAGACGGTGCCGGAGGAGCCGTACACCATCCCCTTCGGGCAGGCGGCCGTCCGCCGTGAGGGGAGCGACCTGACCATCGTGGCGGCGGGCGTCATGGTCCCGCGCAGCCTCCGTGCGGCCGAGCGCCTGGCTCAGGACGGCATCGACGCTGAGGTGATCGACGTGCGCACCCTGGTGCCACTCGACACCGACACCCTGGTCGCCTCGGCGCGCAAGACCGGCCGGGTCCTCATCGTGGACGAGGATTACCAGAGCTACGGCATGACCGGGGAGCTGGCCTTCCGCATCCAGGCCGCGGCCTTCGACGCGCTCAAGGCGCCGATCCACCGGCTGGCGGTGCCGGACGTGCCGATTCCCTTCTCCGAGCCGCTGGAGTCGGCGGTGATCCCCGGCGTCGACCGCATCGTGGAAGAGGCTCGGGCGCTGGCCGGGGCACAGGTCACGGCGGATTGA
- a CDS encoding AAA family ATPase yields the protein MESAARVADRPDEATLNAIRVTVDRLRAAVEQVIVGKRAVIDRLLVAILAEGHVLIEDVPGIGKTKLARSLSLALGGTFHRIQFTPDLLPSDVSGSLVFDQRSATFTFHPGPVFANVVLADEINRAGPRTQSALLEAMEERQVTVERQTYPLPRPFLVVATQNPVELEGTFPLPEAQLDRFFLSTAVGYPEREDERDMLRRFRVHDPLAEVQAVTSPEEITAMIGTVRRVYIGAAVEDYVLDIVRLTRSHDEIELGASPRAALALARAAQATAAMNGRGFVIPDDVRAMALPVLAHRIIPAARVELQGRTKEAILSDLIAQVPVPVEEETEA from the coding sequence ATGGAGAGCGCGGCACGAGTGGCGGATCGGCCGGATGAGGCGACGCTCAACGCGATCCGGGTTACGGTCGACCGGCTGCGGGCCGCGGTGGAGCAGGTCATCGTCGGCAAAAGGGCGGTGATCGACCGGCTGTTGGTGGCGATCCTCGCCGAGGGGCACGTGCTGATCGAAGACGTGCCGGGGATCGGCAAGACAAAGCTCGCGCGCTCGCTCAGCCTAGCCCTTGGTGGCACCTTCCACCGCATCCAGTTCACACCGGACCTGCTCCCATCCGACGTCTCCGGCTCGCTCGTCTTCGACCAGCGCAGCGCGACGTTCACCTTCCACCCCGGGCCGGTCTTCGCCAACGTCGTCCTTGCCGATGAGATCAACCGCGCCGGGCCACGCACGCAATCGGCACTCCTCGAGGCGATGGAGGAGCGGCAGGTGACGGTCGAGCGGCAGACCTACCCACTGCCCCGCCCCTTCCTCGTCGTCGCCACGCAGAACCCGGTTGAACTCGAGGGAACCTTCCCGCTGCCGGAGGCGCAGCTCGACCGCTTCTTCCTCAGCACGGCCGTCGGCTACCCGGAGCGCGAGGACGAGCGGGACATGCTGCGGCGCTTCCGGGTGCATGACCCGCTGGCCGAGGTGCAGGCGGTGACCAGCCCGGAAGAGATCACGGCGATGATCGGCACCGTGCGCCGGGTGTACATCGGCGCGGCCGTGGAAGACTACGTGCTGGACATCGTGCGCCTCACCCGTTCCCACGATGAGATCGAGCTGGGCGCCAGCCCGCGGGCGGCGCTGGCGCTGGCCCGCGCGGCGCAGGCGACCGCGGCAATGAACGGGCGCGGCTTCGTCATCCCGGACGACGTGCGGGCGATGGCGTTGCCGGTGCTGGCGCACCGGATCATCCCGGCCGCGCGCGTCGAACTCCAGGGCCGCACCAAAGAGGCGATCCTCAGCGACCTGATCGCCCAGGTCCCCGTGCCGGTCGAGGAGGAGACCGAGGCGTGA